The following is a genomic window from Candidatus Manganitrophus noduliformans.
GGGCGGATCACCTCGACATCCTGCGTCATAATTTCCTTCACCTGCATTCCATTTCTCCCCTTTGTTTAGTTCCATTATAAAGATAGCTTGTTGTCCAGAATGGGGTCTATCCTCCGAAAGGATTAATCCTTTCAGGGAATAGCACCGTTCAAGCTCATCAGCTAGACTAAATTGTCGCCTATGATTAAAACCAAGAGGAGGAACGAACATGATGAAGAAGATTTTTAGTTCGATCGGCGTGTTTGTGATGATATTGGCGCTGGCCGGCGTCGGCTTTGCCGGCAAAGCGGTCACCGGAGAAATCGTCAAAATCGACGGCGAGATGGTCTCGATCAAGGACGACTCGGGCAAGGTTCAGCAGGTGCATGTCGATCCCAAAGGGACCAAGAAGACCGGCGAGCTCAAGGAAGGGGCGAAGGTCACGGCCCAGGTCAATGATCAAGGCCATGCCGAATCGATTGAAGTAAAGAGTTAAGCGGCGTCGCGAATATTGAAAGGCCCTCCCTTACGCACTACGAGTAGGGGAGGGCCTTTTCATTTTCTCAAATTGACTTTCTTTCCGGGGAACAGTATCATGCGGGTGTTTGCCTGGGATAGCCCACGGAGATTTTGCCGCCCAGCCTGTCTCTTGCCTTCTGAAATATTCAATTGAGGAATTAATGAATAAGTCACTTGCTGAATACCTTCAATCTTTATCAGAGACAGATCTTTACCCGCTTATACGCGATTTGTTACGTGTCATGGGCTATAAGCAAGTTACCATTACACACGGCCCGCTTGAGGTAGGAAGAGACTTAGTTTTTCTGGAGTCAGATCCAATCGGTCGACATATTTGGAGAGGTGTGCAGGTTAAGACGGATTCTTTAACAGGGAGCCTTGCTACAGAGAAAGGAGCTAGAGCAGTAATTAACCAGTGTGAAGCTGCTTTGGACACGCCATACACAGATCCAAACGGTCAGGAGGTAGGCCTTTTTGAGGTATGGCTGGTGTCACCTTATCCAGTAAGTGATTTTGCAAAACTTAGCATTAAAGGAAAACAGAAGATAGGGTCTAAGGTACATATTATAGAAGGTCCAAGATTATGTGACCTTGTTGAAGAGTTTATTCCCGATCTTATTGAGTCTGGTTCGAAGCCGATAGAGAAGTACCTTCGGGCGCTTATTGCCTTTTGCGATTCGCCTGAGGAATATTTATCAACCAAAATGAAGATGACATATTCCATATCGGATATCTTTATAGATCCGCTAGTAGCGATCGAGTTAATAAAGGGAGACTCACTTTTTAAGAAAGAGCCACTATCTAAAGTGATGCGGTGTGAGGAACTAAAAAGCAGTTTGAATTTTGTAATACCTCTTCTTAGAGAGAGCCTATTACCCGCTGTTGAGTTTTATTTTATGTCTGAGCAAATAAAAAACCTTTCAAAGTTATCAAAAGCGCTCAGTTCAATAGCGTGGTATAAAGAAAGTTCTTCGACATTTCGAGAAGCTTTACAACCCTT
Proteins encoded in this region:
- a CDS encoding restriction endonuclease produces the protein MNKSLAEYLQSLSETDLYPLIRDLLRVMGYKQVTITHGPLEVGRDLVFLESDPIGRHIWRGVQVKTDSLTGSLATEKGARAVINQCEAALDTPYTDPNGQEVGLFEVWLVSPYPVSDFAKLSIKGKQKIGSKVHIIEGPRLCDLVEEFIPDLIESGSKPIEKYLRALIAFCDSPEEYLSTKMKMTYSISDIFIDPLVAIELIKGDSLFKKEPLSKVMRCEELKSSLNFVIPLLRESLLPAVEFYFMSEQIKNLSKLSKALSSIAWYKESSSTFREALQPLLFIIGINEKDEHSASRTQSSEKSFASCMEYEILEEFEGELCCLTHPEVEILKTYANLNKLRPNSVRQKGNSLDEELWVKAESGRGQFLIRLLDAYKGSIDQLSSMNQVVTHVRKLIYEKKLKNKKMYEEEIKSAHDSITKVIGFLDQFDSELRQRYKALYSEISNIHMQPDITTLHHEIRTVTELGQITSFTDAFYGKTSEEDYNCK